The following proteins are encoded in a genomic region of Opisthocomus hoazin isolate bOpiHoa1 chromosome 4, bOpiHoa1.hap1, whole genome shotgun sequence:
- the LOC104328673 gene encoding uncharacterized protein LOC104328673, which translates to MNTASTSESGLYSTNHTRPFFYAQPTAQQPFPNPWYLSHAYSPYCVPAPGFRSGNPYYPFYSVALHEYPGFFVPQQPMHARINRRPHFNAPPPSPMFYHATRFRHYSTPGKKMETKETQTDPRQPENKQRKHQDIRMETKGCDTGNMACVSSGIGTETESTSEKQDSSGSSIVVDREFHNKSPSSSKQYRNLPTGSYAFEKEEVRIEYGNGSPAIQLWKSFKETIPLYDVASGKPVPENIVQRDLFSVSSCEGMIYSPHEGEKMLPGAYLDERKTVHTSKQGVETVQEKEVQNNEGKLDGEKQVNTSQWAKSSPGETMAVQIAELARPVSVDQPLVRQDVVVAKKSSSKKSTGSKTSQEEPSFIQQAGLLPSSMEVMSDLSFQQKKLNLSHSATNESQTDKSIWCDESIEKYVPSNSWLACLDSMDTNYNYDVCLPQRKRQSVLSLSSGDVSSREEGSSIDNAPVSYLVPDYVLQKSMYTFQKNTEGLEKENIKSGGSLNEDEVVGREQMNSLNDQDVKNSSTIKIKEVSNKGRKLGALPRSSSKKKINSLKKQAAKSLSEMEDSEEYSVREEEEDEDGEDDDDADEIEYFFQEATPYGILTPGKGSFYQVGQRVLWKPPKNAIPAHLISWPAQDKIKTRSGLGENIGVVYKTKEQDQDEVVYSDYGYYGRKRPTARREGLQQQRMLRKLLGGRLLRDNVVIPSEEYWIRSGAKPKFTSQIHGSLSPPVKSKEQGCPHLVKPKKRIGKPPSKRRDTRCEVEEVEVWEMPKSSVRKGHGTRKSVSKRR; encoded by the exons atgaatactgCCTCAACTTCAGAAAGTGGATTGTATTCCACAAACCACACAAGACCCTTTTTTTATGCACAGCCAACAGCACAACAGCCTTTTCCCAATCCATGGTACCTCAGTCACGCGTACAGTCCGTACTGTGTACCTGCTCCAG GCTTCCGAAGTGGAAATCCGTATTATCCATTTTATTCTGTCGCACTCCATGAGTACCCTGGATTTTTTGTTCCACAGCAACCCATGCATGCAAGAATTAACAGAAGGCCTCATTTTAATGCTCCCCCACCTTCCCCTATGTTTTATCATGCAACAAGATTTAGGCACTACAGTACTCctgggaaaaaaatggagacGAAAGAAACACAGACTGATCCTAGGCAGcctgaaaacaagcaaagaaagcatCAAGATATCCGTATGGAAACAAAAGGTTGTGATACAGGAAATATGGCCTGTGTTTCTTCTGGTATAGGTACGGAGACTGAAAGTACTTCAGAGAAACAGGATTCATCTGGATCTTCCATTGTGGTAGACAGAGAGTTTCATAACAAGAGCCCTTCCAGCTCTAAGCAGTATAGAAATCTTCCTACTGGAAGCTATGCCTTTGAAAAGGAGGAAGTGAGGATAGAATACGGAAATGGCTCCCCAGCTATCCAACTATGGAAGTCCTTTAAAGAAACGATCCCTTTGTATGATGTGGCAAGTGGTAAACCAGTCCCAGAGAACATAGTGCAGCgtgatttattttctgttagcTCATGTGAAGGAATGATATATAGCCCTCATGAAGGGGAGAAAATGCTGCCAGGAGCTTACTTGGATGAGAGAAAAACTGTTCATACCTCAAAACAGGGTGTTGAAACTGTTCAGGAAAAAGAGGTCCAAAATAATGAAGGGAAGCTGGATGGGGAAAAGCAGGTGAATACTAGTCAATGGGCAAAATCTTCCCCAGGTGAAACCATGGCAGTGCAAATTGCAGAGCTGGCAAGACCTGTTAGTGTAGATCAACCACTGGTAAGACAAGATGTCGTAGTAGCTAAGAAATCCAGCTCTAAAAAATCTACAGGCTCAAAAACTTCTCAAGAAGAGCCCAGCTTTATTCAACAGGCAGGACTACTTCCATCTAGTATGGAGGTAATGAGTGACTtgagttttcagcagaaaaagctgAATCTAAGCCACAGTGCAACCAATGAAAGTCAAACGGATAAAAGTATTTGGTGTGACGAATCAATTGAGAAGTATGTTCCCTCTAACAGTTGGCTGGCTTGTTTGGACAGTATGGACACAAACTACAACTACGATGTTTGTTTGCCACAAAGAAAACGTCAAAGTGTACTCAGTCTATCTTCTGGTGATGTGTCCTCTAGAGAGGAAGGCTCATCAATTGATAATGCCCCAGTGTCTTACTTAGTCCCTGACTATGTGCTTCAGAAAAGCATGTATACTTTCCAGAAAAATACAGAGGGCTTAGAGAAGGAGAACATTAAAAGTGGTGGGTCCCTTAATGAAGATGAAGTAGTAGGAAGGGAGCAGATGAACAGCTTGAATGACCAAGATGTCAAAAACTCCTCAACCATAAAGATTAAAGAGGTTTCCAATAAAGGCAGAAAGCTGGGAGCCCTTCCTAGAtcttctagtaaaaaaaaaatcaattctctCAAGAAACAAGCAGCTAAGAGTTTGTCAGAAATGGAGGACTCTGAAGAATACTCTgtgagggaagaagaggaggatgaagatggaGAGGATGACGACGATGCAGATGAAATTGAGTATTTCTTTCAAGAAGCCACTCCATATGGAATCTTGACACCTGGTAAAGGAAGTTTCTACCAAGTTGGCCAAAGGGTGCTTTGGAAACCACCTAAAAATGCTATACCGGCTCATTTAATTAGCTGGCCTGCTcaagataaaataaaaactagGAGCGGGCTTGGTGAAAACATTGGTGTAGTTTACAAGACAAAGGAGCAAGACCAAGATGAAGTTGTATACAGTGACTATGGGTATTATGGAAGAAAGAGACCTACGGCAAGAAGAGAAGGACTTCAACAACAGCGAATGCTACGGAAATTATTGGGAG GAAGGCTGTTAAGGGACAACGTGGTGATACCATCTGAAGAATACTGGATTAGAAGTGGTGCAAAACCCAAATTTACCAGCCAAATACATGGTAGCCTCTCACCCCCAGTCAAGAGCAAAGAACAAG GGTGCCCACATTTGGTTAAACCAAAGAAAAGAATAGGCAAGCCACCTTCAAAACGCAGAGACACAAGATGTGAGGTGGAAGAAGTAGAAGTGTGGGAGATGCCAAAAAGCAGTGTACGCAAAG gGCATGGAACAAGAAAGTCTGTCAGTAAGAGGAGATAA